The Acidobacteriota bacterium genome contains the following window.
AGCCGCACCACGTCGACGCGGCCCGCTCGATCCTCGCGCGGGCCGGGCTTCCGGAAGAGGCGCTTCAATGCGGCACGCACCTCCCCTTCTCGCGCCCCGCGGCCGAGAGAGTGCTGACGAACGGAGGGGTCCCCGGAGTGCTCATGAACAACTGCTCGGGGAAGCACGCCGGCATGCTGGCGGCGTCGCGCGCGCTGGGGCACCCGCTCGAGAGCTATCTCGATCCCGAGCACCCGGTCCAGCGCCGGAATCTCGAGGCGGTCGCGGCGTTCACGGGAAGATCCGCGCGGGACATCGTGGTGGCGGTGGATGGGTGCAGCGCGCCGACCTTCGGCGTCTCGCTCCGCGAGGCGGCGGTCTCCTTCGCGCGCCTCGTCGCCCCCCCCGCCGCGCCGGCGGGATCGGCGGCCCTGGGGCTCATGGCCGGGCGGGTCGCGAGCGCGATGCGGGCCCACCCCGAGATGGTCGCAGGCGACGGGATGCTCGACACCGTGCTCATGCGCGCGATCCCGCGGCTGCTGGCCAAGATCGGTGCGGACGGGTTTCACGCGATGGGGTGGGACTCTCCCTCGGGCCCGCTCGGCATCGCGGTGAAGATCTTCGACGGGGACTCCGGCCGCGCGCGCACGGCCGTCGTTCTCGAGACGCTCCGACAGCTCGGAGCGCTGAGCGGGGCCGCCGTTCCCGAATCCCTCCGCTCCGCGCTGACGG
Protein-coding sequences here:
- a CDS encoding asparaginase, giving the protein MTSPSSESAVEITRGEIVECAHAAAIAVAHPDGRLEATLGDPERIIFLRSAAKPFQAAAVLEAGIAERYGLLPPEIALISSSHAGEPHHVDAARSILARAGLPEEALQCGTHLPFSRPAAERVLTNGGVPGVLMNNCSGKHAGMLAASRALGHPLESYLDPEHPVQRRNLEAVAAFTGRSARDIVVAVDGCSAPTFGVSLREAAVSFARLVAPPAAPAGSAALGLMAGRVASAMRAHPEMVAGDGMLDTVLMRAIPRLLAKIGADGFHAMGWDSPSGPLGIAVKIFDGDSGRARTAVVLETLRQLGALSGAAVPESLRSALTVRNLRGREVGSVRATFRLSRRG